The genome window AGATGTGAGGATAGTTAGTTGGAATATTAATGGTATACGATCAGCTTTAAAGAAGAATTTATTGGATTTCATAGAAAATAATATGTTCGAAATTGTAATGTTTCAAGAAACTAGAGGTGATATAGTTCCCCTTGATTTTATTATGATGGGTTATGAAGTAATTTCATTTCCAGCTAAGAGAAAAGGATATAGTGGGGTAATGACATTAACTAAGATAAAACCCATAAATGTGATTAAAGGTCTCCAAATTAAGGAATTCGATGATGAAGGGAGAACGATTACTTTGGAATTAAAGGACTTCTATGTAGTTAATGCGTATTTTCCTAGGGCCGGAGATAACTTACAAAGGCTTGATTTTAAACTCAGATTTAATAATGAAATTGAGAACTTTGTTCTTAAATTAAGAAAAGTTAAACCGGTGATACTTTGTGGAGATTTCAACATTGCACATCAGAGCATTGATGGGGCTTTTTCTGATCCAACAATTCCCGGACTTACACCACAAGAGAGAGCTTGGTTCTCTCATTTTCTCTCTTTAGGTTTTATAGATACTTTTAGATATCTACATCCAAATGATAGAAAATACAGTTGGTGGAGCTATATTGGAAATGCTAGAGAAAAGAATTTGGGACTAAGATTAGATTATTGTATAGTATCGGAAGACTTAAAAGACAGAATAAAAGCGGCTGATATTTTGATAGATGTGCAAGGTTCAGATCATGCACCTATTATCTTAGAACTAGTGTAAGTTATATTCTATAGTAGTATAGATGGTTCTAGCGTTAGTTCTTTGTAATAACATATCATACAAAAGGTTAACTAACCATGATGGTATATTATTTATTTTAGGCAGTATAATGTACTGCCTAGCGAGTTTTAGATAATTTAAGTAATTTCCTCTGCCCATTTGAAATTCTTCTATTGCTTTTTCTATTATCTCATAATACTCTTTAGGATATACGTAGCTATCGAATAGAAGCTTATAGCCAGTTGCGCCTAAGGCAAATACATCCATACTAGGTAATGCCCCTTTATTCTTTAGCATTGCAGCTTCTATTTGATCAATAGGGCAATAGAATTCTGTAAATTCAGTTACACTTTCACCTATTCTTCTAGCTGATCCTAAGTCTCCTAATTTGACTATAACTTTACCAGTAATTAAGTTACTAAGTATTTCTTTCTCTTCATTACCAGGAAATTTACTGAAATAGATATTTTGTGGCTTTATATCTAAATGAACATAACCAGATGAATGAATAACATCTAATGCCTTTGCAACATCTTTAATTATTATAGCTACTATTTTATACCAATATTTACTTTTCCTTATATTTATAAATTGTAGAGCATTACCGCCCTCCATTAATTCCATTACTATATAAGGCGGTCTAGTGAGGTAAAGATAACTATCCCCTTTCTCCATTTTCATTATATTGCTAATATCTATTTCACTAATCACAAATAATTGTACTACGTTTTGGGTCTTGCTTCCAATCTCTTGTAAATTTATGAATTCTTTACTAAGATAAAATATTACATTATTAGCATCACTCCTAGTCTGTCCAGGAACGCTTTTGCCAATCTTCGGGATTTTCATCGCATATAATGTATTTCCCCTTCTGACTTTTAACACGTACGAGCTTCCGCCTATGGCTATTAAATCAATAACTTCATAATCATTTATCTTGTTTCCTATCCATAATTTTGGATCCCAATTGCTAATATCTGGTATCTTATTAATCTTTGTGAAATAAATTTCTAATAAATTATTACTTATAATTCCACTTCTCGGCTTGGGTATATATGTACTATATCCTTCTAAAACATTATCAACATAGAAACTGGGGTTCTCCTTGTTGACTTTTACTTTCGCTTGAGATCCTGAGAAAGTGTATTTTTGTCCCTCAATGTTAATGTGCCACTTTAAATTATCTGGCAAGCCATAGACTTTTATTAAGACTGTCCTTGGGTTTACCCTCCACACTAATAATTGTGCAATATTACCTAGTTCATAGAATCCTATTAAAACCCAGTTCATTAGAAATTTTGGAATCAATTCTACTAGAAAGAGATCACATGCATACAATATGATATAAGATGTAGATAACGTAATGGCTAAAATTCCATATTTTTTTAGCGTCTTGTATTTATAAGCCTTATAAAGGAATATAGAACCTAATAAATAAGATATTGCAGAAAGTGGTAATAAAGAAGGCTTCAATATAAAAGGAGAGTATAACGTAAATGTATAAAGTATTCCAGCTAATGTAGAATATCCAATTGAAGAAAGTGAGCCTAAGGCTATCCCATATAATATATATCCAAGAACGGGAATGATAGTAGAGACCAATATGCCATATCTAGCAAGGACGAATCTTACTTCATTTCCTTTTATCCCTCGTCTCATTATTTTCGTGTATGAGCTATAAGTTAAAAATCCTTATTATCGTCCTTGAATGAAATTGACAGGAATGAAATATTCCAAATAATTATTTTCCATCAGATGATTAGGTCTTATTATTCTTTAGGTTCATAATGGTAATGGTATATTTATTTGTCCAAGTAAAAATTAACGCAACATATTTCCCTTTAAATTTTTGTGTCTAAGTAAAATTTATTAATCGAAAGTTAAGAGTGGTAATATCGAAAGAAAGCAGGTCTTTGTAAGGGAAACTTCTGGCCTCATAAAGCAAGTATCCCTTACTGATGCGGTAATGCTCAATTTAGCTAACATGTCAATAGGCATAGCCTTGTTCCAATCCATATCTCCATACATAACACAAGGTGGAGTACTATGGATAGCATCATTGATAGGTATGTTTTTAGCGTTATCCCAAGCGCTAGTTTATACCATATTCAATAGGAAAATTGGTAGAACTGGTGGGGATTACGTATGGATTTCAAGGAGTCTAGGTGGGACAATTGGCACAATTTTCGCAGTAGCATATTTTTTGTAGTAGCTTCCTGAAAATGACGCATAGTAGATAATGTTTAGTTTTTTCAATGTAGAATTTAAGGTGTATTTATACTGTATATGCTTAGACTATTTACGATTACTTAAATCTTCTTGAAGAGAATCTATGTTAATATTTAAGGTTTAAGGAATTTGAGGTAAATTTACGTAAAGTACTACTTTTGGAATCCACTGCATTTTATGCTATCATCTCATTCTTCTCAGCATCGTCAATCAACTCTGTATTACTAACAATTGGCTATCTTAATCATCAAAATACATTAATTTATTAGCAGAAAATATAATAGTTAATCCTTATTCTAACCCAACACTTCAGCAAAGGTTAGTATTCTATGTTATTTCAGCACTTGCATTTGGAATAATAGTACTTATAAATATTCTGCACTCTAAATGGGGATATAAGTTAGTAACAAGCCTGGGGATTTTCTCGATCCTTACTGTAATAATTGCAATGATCGTAATTGCAATCAACAGTAATCATTTTAATTCCTCTGTATTACCTCTACTTAAAGACTTTAATGTAACTGTGCCGTCAAACTTGCCTAAGACCATATTACCTTACTCAATATCATTACCAGCTACACTTTCTCTTTTACCTCTATTTGCTCTCTATACGTATCCTTGGATGAACGCAGGTCCCGCTGTAGCTTCTGAGTTTAGAGGAGACAGAGTCTCTAAATTTAATGTGTTCTTCTCTCTATTAATTACTGGAATTTTAGTAACATTAGGATTTCTTGAAATGGATGTTGTTGTGGGGTATTACTTTAATTTAAATGCTTATCCATCTGTAATTTATAACTTTTGGACAGTAGCTATGGCGTTATCCTTAAATCCAATAATACAATGGATATTGGGACTTGGGTTAATACTCTGGAATTACTTCGTCTTATCATATGGCGTCCTAGTATTTTCAAGATACGTATTTGCCTTATCGTTTGATAGAGTATTACCTGAAAAATTCTCGCAACTTAACGCACATGGATCTCCAGTTTACGCTCACATCTTAGACATAACACTAACGCTACTATTCCTCTTAATTCCAGTATTTTCAATAGATGCACCGTATCACTATATGGTGCGTCTATAGTTGGAATGTTATATTTCCTAGCAGTAGGTATTTCAGCCATAACATTTGGGCAAAAGAGTAAAAGTAAGTTAATGAGGATTGCAGGTATTCTAATGACGATCTATTTCATATATCTGACCTATGAAGCTGCAACAAATCCCCTATTCGGTTTCTCAACAACAACTGGTGTTAATATTATTACTTTGTCATTTGTGCTAGGGTCTTTCGTATCCGGCATAATAATATGGAGTATAATGAAGTACATTAATTCCAAGTAAGGAATAGATCTATCATTAACCTTTAAAGAAATTCCTCCAGAGTAGGTCAAATATTTTCTCAGAAAACATTATCAATTTCTCAACATCTTTTCCATCAAGCTCTAAGGGTATTGAATATCCTAACCTAATTTTGATCTCATCTAACAATCTGATGCTATCCCTTTCTTTAATTCTAATTTCTGCAAGTCTATCATTATTCGAATATCTTGATATTACTCTAAAAAGCGCATCAAAATCAAGATACCACGGTATGTCAGCTCCTAACTTGATTAAGGTCGCATTTAATATCAAGTATAGGGACTCTTCGGCAGCAATAGCTGCTATTTCATAAAAGCCTGAATTAAAATTAAATTTTGATGCACGTAAAAGTTCATTTGCTTTTTGCAATAATGGTTCTAGGTTCATAATATTAACAATTAAATTACGCTTTTTAATTTTCTTTACACTTAACCTTTACTTTATGGACATTTTATCAATAATTTCCTTTGGCATCTCAGTTGATTTCCAAATTTTTGGATTAATTGCTATCTGTATTACGTATCCTTCAGTTGTCAGTTCTCCATCCCTTAAAATCCTAAAGTCAAACCTTATTGTTTTGCTAGTTAAGATTTTTTGGCTCAATAAAATAGTAAGCTTATCCCCTAACTTAACTGGTTTATGATAAACTGCATGGGATTCCAATATAACAAACCACAAATTTTCATTGACTATAGGATATGGTATTCCAACTTTTTCTCTAACAAATTTTTCTATAGTATTGGTAAAAAATCTATAATATGCAGCATAGTGTGCTATACCTTGCGCGTCAGTATCATAGATTCTAACTACGTCTTCAAAAACGTATTCTATATTCTCCATACTCTATGCGTTATTTATTATGGTTTTTATCTTTTTACTCAAAAACGTAATCATGATTTAGGAAATATAGCAACTATTGTAAGATCACTGAATTCATAGTTTTCGTTCAATAACGAAACTAAGTCATCATAATCCCTTCTTCTTTCATCATCATAACTAAGTTTCTCAAAGATCACTATTCTACAGTTTAAATTATTATCATAAAGGAATTTAGCTATTTTTTGTGGTCCATCTTTATAAGGTTCTGGTATTACCACAGCTACACGGCCCATTTTCAATATGTTAAGAAGATCATTCAAGGATTTCGATATGTCTCCCCTTACATGTAAGGTTACAAAACCGATAAAACTTATGTCAAGACCTAGTCTAGAAAGTGCAATATTTAGAGATGATACTCCAGAGATTATGTGTACTTTGACATCTTTACTTGCGGCTATATTCTTTATTTTTTCTACGAATTGCCAGTCGGATACAGAAGGATCTCCATGATCAAGTATTGCAACATTCTCAGTTTTTCCCATTTCAATAATCTCTTCTAGTGTTTCTCTCTCTTTTTTATAAGTTAATACTACCGTTCGTTTGCCTTCCAATATTGGCCGAAATCTTTCTAAAACTGATTCCCATCCAGCAACTATTGAGCTATCCTTTATAGCCTTATATCCCTTTAATGTTATGTATTCGGGATCACCGGGACCGACTCCAATTATGTAAACTGGAATTTCACTCACCTTCATAAGTTGCTACTGCAATAGTGGAATTTCTACTTATTGCAATTTTCCTCAATATTAGTTTTGAGTTACTTCCGCCAGCTATTAGGGCCGAAATTTCAGCTACTCCTTTTAAACCAACTTGAGTAAGGGTTTTACTCGGAGGAGTAAGACATGGATTTGTAAAACTGTTTATCTCCTCTTCATTTACTAATCTAAATTTAACGTTAAATTCATCAGCTATTTTCTTGACTTCTTCTCGAATAGACGCAATAATGCCAATCCTCTCTCTTTTCAGATTGAGCCTTTCTAACACATTGAATACTCCATTTTTAATCTCATCTAATTTTACGTCCTTTTTAGACCCTATACCTATGGATATCTTTAACGGCTTAAGCCATACAACTATCTTATCCTTATACTCCTTATTGTTATTCAACGATATTATGTAATTACACTCCTCACTATTTACCTTAATATTGTCAGGGAATTTAACGTTAATATCAACACCATCTAAGCAAACATACTCATCTCTCAGTAATGCTGCGTTTATCTTGACAATATTTTCTGGATTTAATATTTTAGCAACAAGAATGTTCGCTATTCTTTCAACACTTAACTTGCCTTTTAATTCAGCTGCTGTAGTTATTATTGGTGTAGAGTTTAAGATTATAGATAAGTCTCTTGCGACATCATTAGCACCCCAATGTCCACCAAGAAGGGGTATAACGTAATTTATCTTATCGTCAATACATATTATTGCAGGATCTTCAGTCTTAGATTTTGCGTATTTACAAATAATTCTTGTGGCTCCTTCTAGTGCCATTACAAATATAATTGCATCGTAACATCTCCATACTGTTTCGACATTTGCATCTTTATACTTAAAATGTACCACAGGTATCTCAAAATTTTTCAGCTTTTCCTTAATTATCTCACCTGCATTAAAACCATCTTCAGAAGCTGAGATTATGGCAATTCCTCGCCATAAGTTTTCTATCATTATTAATCTTCCTCTACTTTCCAAGGCCTATATGAATGATTATGCTTAGGATCATATACACTAGATCTCACCATATTCTTGATATGCTGTGGGTCTGCAGCAAGTCCTACTATTATCACTGAATCCCTATATATCTTAGCTTCTCTAACCTTACTTACGATATCAGCTAAAGTCCCTTTGATTATCTTTTGCTCAGGCCAAGTTGCACGATAAACCACTATTACTGGAGTATCATCAGTTAATCCTGCTTCCTTTAGATCGTTAACAACTCTATCAATGATATGTATTCCAGTATAGATTACCATAGTAGCTCCGATCTTTACCATTTTGGCAAAATCTTTTATAGAACCTTGCATTGGGACTCTTAATGAGGCTCTTGTTATAATAACAGTTTGGGAAAGCTTAGGGACCGTTAATTCAATCGGTATTACAGAAGCTGCAGCTATTGCTGCTGTAATACCTGGTATAACTTCAAATGGGATCCCAGCAGCTTCTAATGCCCACATCTCTTCAAATAACGCTCCATAAATTGATGAGTCCCCGGATTTGAGTCTAGCAACCAGTTTTCCCTCACTTGCTTTTTTGACCATTATTTCTACTATCTCATTTAAAGTAAGCGATGAACTATCGTATATTTCAGCATCTTTTCGGGACCATTTCAATATTTGTGGATTTACAAGGGAACCCGCATAGACTATTACATCAGCAGTTTCTATATACTTCTTAGCCTTCACTGTAATTAGTTCCGGATCTCCTGGACCAGACCCTATGAAAACTACTTTTCCTACCATTATATCACCTTTTCTTTCTCAAAGCTATTATCATCGAAAAATAATCCTTTTCATTAATAATCTCTTTTTCCATATTAACTAACTTCTCCTCATTCATAAAACATCTTCTAGCATAAATTAAGTCATATTTTTTAGAAAGTACTTGAGTTATTTCCTTAATGTTTTCATTAGCTTTAAGTACTACTATAGTCTCGAATATTTCGCTAGCTTTTTCAATAGAATCTAGTCTTGAAGCTGGTATTATACTTATTGAATCATCAGAATTCGCTAAAGATATCATGGCTTTCGAGGCACATGCAGTTATGGAAGAAACGCCGGGAATAATTTCTACGTTAATATTACATGGCAATTTATCTTTTATCCTAAAGAATGTGCTATATAACGTGGGATCACCTAAGGTGACAAAAGCAGTGTCCCCTTCACTTTCATTACAGATCTTCTCTCCTATCTTTTTCAACTCATTTTCATTAACGTCCTTTGCCATGGGAAAGCCTAATAGAACTATCTTTGAATTGCTGTTAGCATATTTCTTAACTATGTTCTCTGCAATACTTCTATTGGTTCCAGTGGAGTATGGAACGAAGATAGTTTTAACTTCCTTAAGGATTTTAGCTCCTTTTATAGTAATTAACTCTTCATCACCGGGTCCTAAACCAATCACGTAAAGTTTCATTGTTTTTCACCAGAAATTATAAATATTGGATTTCTCGCTAGCATTGCAGTACCTACCTTGGTTTTCATACCTTTTGCAATGATTACTTCTGTTATCTCTATATTAGTGAATCCAATGTTCTCCATTGCAGATACGGCATTATTTACAGTTTCTAATAGTATAGCATCAATAACAATCCTTCCACCCTTCTTTATCATTCCCCATGAGGCTGATACAATTTCCTTAATTTTCTCTGACCCACCTCCAATAAAAATCCTATCAAACTTCTCATTAATCATAAACAATACCTCTGGTGCTTCACCTTTAATGAGAACTATATTGTTTAAGACTCCGAATTTTTCAGCATTTCGTCTAGTTAAGTTAATTGCTTTCTCTTCTTTATCTATACCGTAAACTTTCCCATCACTTCCAACTAGTAATGAAGCCTCTACAGTAACGCTTCCCGTGCCACATCCAATATCTAAGACTGTATCACCTTTTCTTATCCTCAATTTGGATAAAGCCAAAGCTCTTATCTCCTCTTTAGTCATTGGTATTTCCTCATCTCTCTCAAAGAAGTTATCCGGAATTCCCGGTACAATGTAGTTCCATTCCATTTAACATCCCACCCTACTTAAAGATTCTCCATCGTAATCGAAAATAATTACGCAAAAGTTTATATCATCATTAAAACTTTTTATCCTACTCAATATTTTCTCCGCTACAATTTTCATTACCTTTCTCCTCTGCTCCTTTGTCATATACGTGAAAGCCTCTTCAACTGATAAAGCGTTTGATATTTTAATTAGAACATCATAGGGAAGTCCTGCTAGAACTGAAGCGTGAGTTAATGACTCCAGTCTAGCGTCACCTTGTGAATAATGAGTGTTGAAAATACCTGCATATACTTTAAGAAGTTTTGCAGGTAATCCAGCTAGTATTATCTTCTTGAAAAGACTACTCGCTAACTTTATCGAATCTCCTATCCTATCCCCTACTTTTATAATACTGGTACTGTCAAATAACTCTGATGCGTACTTTGCTGCAGAATTTCCTGGGGCAATTACTACGAAGTCATAAGACTGCTTAATTACGTTAAGCTCACATTTAATATGCTCTAAGTAATCCTCATCGCTAATTGGCGTCTCAATACCCGTAGTACCTAGTATTGAGATTCCACCTACTATTCCAACCATTTTATTTAAGGTATTTTCAGCAAGGCTTTCTCCATTTGGTACCTCAATTAATATCTGTATTCCTTTATCTGTAACTTCCCTTATTGCGTTAATTATCATATCCTTTACAGTAGGACTTATAGCCATCTCCCCCATAGTTGCCTTTAATCCACTTCTGGTAACTTTACCAACCCCCTTTCCTCCAACTATAACGATTTCATTATTCTCATTTAATTTAACGCAACATCTAATTACTAATCCATCTAGTATATCTGGATTATCTCCAGAAAATTTCTTAACTTCCGCACATGCAATTTCATTCTGTATCTCAACTTTTTCCACTGGTATTTCAAGTCTTAATCCTATAGGCGTGGGTATTACTACCGTGCTTCTTTTCTCTTTATTAAGTAATCCTATAACGGCTGCCTTTGCGGCTGCAGAAGCTGCTGCTCCAGTGGTTATTCCAAATCTTTTCAAAGAGTTTATTATCATAGTTCATATTTCCTCTCGTAACCTCTTGGCGTTATCATGTAGTTTTTATAGCTATATGTAAGCGAGTTTCCTATTATCATCGTAGTAGTCATACCTATTTCATTCATATGCTCTTTCCATGATGATAAGGTTGTGATTACTATGTTCTCATTATTCCTATATGCACTCTTAACTAACCCTACTGGGGTATTTGGCTTCCTATATTTTGAAACTATATCCATAACTTCAATTAATAAATTCTCATTAATTAAATTATAAAATACTATTACGAAATCACCCTCTGCAGCCTTAGTTACTTTATGTAAAATTTCCTCTCGTGGTATTAACAGATCACTTAAGCTTATTACGACGAAGTCGAGAGAAAGAGGACTTCCCAATCTTGCAGCAGCTGCCAGCGCAGCAGTTACTCCAGGTATTACTTCAACGTCTAAATCCAATTTTCTTCTGGCGATCAAGTCAAAAACCAAACCTGCCATTCCATAGACTTGAGGATCGCCACTAGATACTAAGGCAACTGTATTGTTGGAATCTAAGGCTTTTTCTATTGCAGTATTAGCCCTAAATACTTCCTCTTTCATTCTAGCCCCTATTACTTCCTTTTTGCCATCTAGGACGTCAGATATTAACCTTAAGTACGTATTATATCCAATTATTACGTTTGACTTTTCCAAAACTTCTTGTGCCCTTATAGTTCTTTGATCTTTTGATCCCGGTCCGATTCCAACAATATATAATTTCCCCAATTTCATCCCTCCATTGCCATTTTGATAATTTCATTAATAATTGCCACTGCTATACCGCTCCCACCGTAAGTTCCCGTTAACACTACAGATGGAATTTTACTCTCAACTAATGCTTTCTTGGACTCCTCAGCGTTGGTGAAGCCTGGTGGCGTTGCTACGATAAATGGTATATCAACTCCTTGTTTAATTAATTTAATCGTCTCGATAAGTGCAGTGGGAGCGTTTCCTATGACAACTACCTTACCACCTTGTCCGACTGATAATCTCATAGCAGCTGCAGCTCTAGTTATTCCTAACGTCTTCGATAGTTCCTTTGTCCTTTCGTCATCTATCATACAAGTAACCTTTTTCCATCTAATACCTACAGCTACCATTTTCACATCAGTTACAATTTCACTTCCAGCCCTTATTGCCTCAATTCCCATATCTAAGTTAGTTACCTTTAAATATCTCGCTATTTCTGGGTTTCCAGATGCGAAAATGGCTTTGCCTATTACTCTTTTTTCCCTCTCATCTTTAACGTCCAAATTTGATAGAATATAGTTCATACTTCTCTCTTCGATTTCGTAAGGATCCTCTATATATTCGAGAGTTGGTAAAACGTCTAGTGCTCTTGCCAATCTATAATACAGTGCCAATCCAATTAAGGGTGATGATGAAAGTGGCTCAGTAACGTACAATTCTACTTCCTTTCCACTTACCTTACCTAATTCCCAACTGTTTAATTTTTGAATTCCTAACTCGCCCATTATATCTCTAAAGACGTGATTTCCTCTTCCTAAAAACACTAACCCTATTATTACCCTCCTATACCCTTCTTTAATGATCTCATTTAATAATGATCTCCAATCAGGTTTGGCGAATTCATTGTAAGTTAAATATATGGGTATTGAAATCTTATCTTTTAAGTAATTTATCATACCTTCAATATCATTATTATACGTCTCTCTTCTTGAACCATGGCCTATTAGCATTATTGCAGTATTGGATTGTCTATCCACATATTCATTTCTTTCATCTAGTATTTAAGGATTGTTAATATATGCGTTTATAACTCGTTTATGATCTACCAGATAATATTGCACATCTTAAGTTAAGGCTGTTATAATACCAGTTAACATTAGAACTCAATCCTTATCGTGCTAATAAGTGACATATACTATAATAATAAAAGAGAAAATTGAATAGTAATAACCTAGTTCAATTCTGATAAACTATAATTAGTAGTTGCTACTCTTGTCGATATAGCCAATAGAAGTTCCAGTTATTTATATTATTAATCCTATATATTACACTAAGGTGATAATAAGGTGATAACGAACGGAGATTTATAAAGTACAAATGTGTATAACGTAGATAATACTAAATACTTTATTAATTTATACCGTATATATCATGGTTTTTTGTCCGTATTCATAATATGAGGGATTTGATCTACGTACATATCTAGATATCTTTAATAAAAATCAGTTTCAATACAATGGAGCTTGTTAATGTATTTAAGAACATTTTTGACACCAATTAAGCCAGACTTCTAGTGGGTCTCTGATCTCAATCATAGAACGTAAAGCTTCTGATATTATTAAGTTAATTATTGCACCGTTTCCATCCGAATCTTTCCTCGTACTCTTTTACTTTAGTCATAGAAGTGGACTGGTTTTTGTCTAATGGTATCAATCCAATTATCTTATCTCCATCGTAAATGTACATGAAGTACCTATCATCTACTAGTACTAATCTATAGCAGAACATTTTTAATATATATATTGCTTATCTTGATAATAAAAATCTAACAGGAATAGTGTTATAAAGATAACTTGCCATGTTGTCTATTATTTTCTCTTTTACCATTTTTCCATTTGACCAGCTAAACAGAGAAGGTTCTAAGTAACAAGCAAGAGCACATGCGTTACAATTTTCATATTTCTCCCAAGGATAAGTATTCCATAATTTTACTATATTAACCTCCCAGACTTTCTCAGTTCCACTATACTCATTTAACACGTAGCAAGGGAGGACTATTCTACCTTGTGG of Sulfolobus sp. E5-1-F contains these proteins:
- a CDS encoding exodeoxyribonuclease III — translated: MRIVSWNINGIRSALKKNLLDFIENNMFEIVMFQETRGDIVPLDFIMMGYEVISFPAKRKGYSGVMTLTKIKPINVIKGLQIKEFDDEGRTITLELKDFYVVNAYFPRAGDNLQRLDFKLRFNNEIENFVLKLRKVKPVILCGDFNIAHQSIDGAFSDPTIPGLTPQERAWFSHFLSLGFIDTFRYLHPNDRKYSWWSYIGNAREKNLGLRLDYCIVSEDLKDRIKAADILIDVQGSDHAPIILELV
- a CDS encoding protein kinase domain-containing protein; the protein is MRRGIKGNEVRFVLARYGILVSTIIPVLGYILYGIALGSLSSIGYSTLAGILYTFTLYSPFILKPSLLPLSAISYLLGSIFLYKAYKYKTLKKYGILAITLSTSYIILYACDLFLVELIPKFLMNWVLIGFYELGNIAQLLVWRVNPRTVLIKVYGLPDNLKWHINIEGQKYTFSGSQAKVKVNKENPSFYVDNVLEGYSTYIPKPRSGIISNNLLEIYFTKINKIPDISNWDPKLWIGNKINDYEVIDLIAIGGSSYVLKVRRGNTLYAMKIPKIGKSVPGQTRSDANNVIFYLSKEFINLQEIGSKTQNVVQLFVISEIDISNIMKMEKGDSYLYLTRPPYIVMELMEGGNALQFINIRKSKYWYKIVAIIIKDVAKALDVIHSSGYVHLDIKPQNIYFSKFPGNEEKEILSNLITGKVIVKLGDLGSARRIGESVTEFTEFYCPIDQIEAAMLKNKGALPSMDVFALGATGYKLLFDSYVYPKEYYEIIEKAIEEFQMGRGNYLNYLKLARQYIILPKINNIPSWLVNLLYDMLLQRTNARTIYTTIEYNLH
- a CDS encoding HEPN domain-containing protein, translating into MNLEPLLQKANELLRASKFNFNSGFYEIAAIAAEESLYLILNATLIKLGADIPWYLDFDALFRVISRYSNNDRLAEIRIKERDSIRLLDEIKIRLGYSIPLELDGKDVEKLIMFSEKIFDLLWRNFFKG
- a CDS encoding acyl-CoA thioesterase, with amino-acid sequence MENIEYVFEDVVRIYDTDAQGIAHYAAYYRFFTNTIEKFVREKVGIPYPIVNENLWFVILESHAVYHKPVKLGDKLTILLSQKILTSKTIRFDFRILRDGELTTEGYVIQIAINPKIWKSTEMPKEIIDKMSIK
- a CDS encoding cobalt-precorrin-7 (C(5))-methyltransferase; translation: MKVSEIPVYIIGVGPGDPEYITLKGYKAIKDSSIVAGWESVLERFRPILEGKRTVVLTYKKERETLEEIIEMGKTENVAILDHGDPSVSDWQFVEKIKNIAASKDVKVHIISGVSSLNIALSRLGLDISFIGFVTLHVRGDISKSLNDLLNILKMGRVAVVIPEPYKDGPQKIAKFLYDNNLNCRIVIFEKLSYDDERRRDYDDLVSLLNENYEFSDLTIVAIFPKS
- the cbiG gene encoding cobalt-precorrin 5A hydrolase; this translates as MIENLWRGIAIISASEDGFNAGEIIKEKLKNFEIPVVHFKYKDANVETVWRCYDAIIFVMALEGATRIICKYAKSKTEDPAIICIDDKINYVIPLLGGHWGANDVARDLSIILNSTPIITTAAELKGKLSVERIANILVAKILNPENIVKINAALLRDEYVCLDGVDINVKFPDNIKVNSEECNYIISLNNNKEYKDKIVVWLKPLKISIGIGSKKDVKLDEIKNGVFNVLERLNLKRERIGIIASIREEVKKIADEFNVKFRLVNEEEINSFTNPCLTPPSKTLTQVGLKGVAEISALIAGGSNSKLILRKIAISRNSTIAVATYEGE
- the cobM gene encoding precorrin-4 C(11)-methyltransferase; amino-acid sequence: MVGKVVFIGSGPGDPELITVKAKKYIETADVIVYAGSLVNPQILKWSRKDAEIYDSSSLTLNEIVEIMVKKASEGKLVARLKSGDSSIYGALFEEMWALEAAGIPFEVIPGITAAIAAASVIPIELTVPKLSQTVIITRASLRVPMQGSIKDFAKMVKIGATMVIYTGIHIIDRVVNDLKEAGLTDDTPVIVVYRATWPEQKIIKGTLADIVSKVREAKIYRDSVIIVGLAADPQHIKNMVRSSVYDPKHNHSYRPWKVEED
- a CDS encoding cobalt-factor II C(20)-methyltransferase; this encodes MKLYVIGLGPGDEELITIKGAKILKEVKTIFVPYSTGTNRSIAENIVKKYANSNSKIVLLGFPMAKDVNENELKKIGEKICNESEGDTAFVTLGDPTLYSTFFRIKDKLPCNINVEIIPGVSSITACASKAMISLANSDDSISIIPASRLDSIEKASEIFETIVVLKANENIKEITQVLSKKYDLIYARRCFMNEEKLVNMEKEIINEKDYFSMIIALRKKR
- the cbiT gene encoding precorrin-6Y C5,15-methyltransferase (decarboxylating) subunit CbiT: MEWNYIVPGIPDNFFERDEEIPMTKEEIRALALSKLRIRKGDTVLDIGCGTGSVTVEASLLVGSDGKVYGIDKEEKAINLTRRNAEKFGVLNNIVLIKGEAPEVLFMINEKFDRIFIGGGSEKIKEIVSASWGMIKKGGRIVIDAILLETVNNAVSAMENIGFTNIEITEVIIAKGMKTKVGTAMLARNPIFIISGEKQ
- the cbiD gene encoding cobalt-precorrin-5B (C(1))-methyltransferase CbiD, translated to MIINSLKRFGITTGAAASAAAKAAVIGLLNKEKRSTVVIPTPIGLRLEIPVEKVEIQNEIACAEVKKFSGDNPDILDGLVIRCCVKLNENNEIVIVGGKGVGKVTRSGLKATMGEMAISPTVKDMIINAIREVTDKGIQILIEVPNGESLAENTLNKMVGIVGGISILGTTGIETPISDEDYLEHIKCELNVIKQSYDFVVIAPGNSAAKYASELFDSTSIIKVGDRIGDSIKLASSLFKKIILAGLPAKLLKVYAGIFNTHYSQGDARLESLTHASVLAGLPYDVLIKISNALSVEEAFTYMTKEQRRKVMKIVAEKILSRIKSFNDDINFCVIIFDYDGESLSRVGC